Within the Thalassoglobus sp. JC818 genome, the region TGGGAAATCCGGTCTGTCATGGTGAACAGAGATAATAATCATTGATGCCGACGGGAATCAAAGCAGTCACCTCGATTGTTTTTGTGAACACTAATCGATTCAAATGCAGCTTTGAGACAACCTTTCCAGCGGTAGGCGCTTCAATCCAACATGAGTAACGAACTGATTTCATTGCATTGCACATTCGGATCAAACGGTTCGTTTCGTGGAGAGATTCTGGACAAGCGGATGCAGTTCCATTTCCTTCCGCGTCCGGACGTGGGAGACGTTGCGAGTGCCATTCGCGACGCATTGGCAAATCCCATCGACTTTCCAACGGTTCAGAAAGCCTGTGTTCCCGGCGACAAGGTTTTGATCGCTCTCGATCCCGAAACGCCTCGGGCAGATGCGATTATCGCGATGCTCTGGAAAGAATTGTCGAAAGCTGGAGTGTCGCCGGAAGATGTCACGATCCTTCAGGCGAAAGCCCGTTCGGGGTTAGAAGTCAACGATCCTCGCGTGCTGCTTGCGCCTGATCCGCGTTCAAAAATTGAGTGGGTCCGCCACGATCCTGAGTCCGAAGAGGGGATTTCGTATCTGGCGTCGTCGAGCGGCGGACAGCGAATTTACCTCGCAAGCAGTGTTGTGCATGCCGATTTCGTGATCGCTGTCGGCGTGGCGGGTTTCGATCCTCTCATGGGATTCCGTGGGGAATCGGGAGTCTTGTACCCAGCCTTGTCCAATGCTGAGGCAATTGAGCAAGCCGTCGGACAAGGACACGACGAACTCACCCCTCAGGATCAGCGGCCGCTGCGGCAACTCGCTGATGAAGTTGGCTGGCTGCTGGGGATGCAGTTTGTCGTCAGCGTCATTCCCGGTCATGGAGACGCAATTCAAGCGGTCTTCGCAGGGGCAAGCGACGCTGTTGCCAGAACCGCTCGTAAAGAACTTGTCGAGACATGTCTCGTTGAGTTGGAACAGCGGGTGGAAATGGTCCTCATCGCCATCGAGTCCGGACCCGCTGGTCAGGATTGGGATCAGGTTGCTGAAGCAGTTAATTCAGCTCGACGAATTGTTGACCGTGAAGGGCGGATCATCGTACTGACGCAACTCGACCAGAAGCTCACTGAAGCGATTGAGTTGATGCGGCAAGCCCGCACTCCGGAAGAAGCGATTCAGATGCTGGAAAGCAATCGTCCACACGGTTATCAGGCAGCGATTCAACTTGCCAAAGTCGCAGACTGGGCGAACGTTTATCTCCGTAGCGAGCTGCCATCGCACATCGTGGAAGAGCTGTTCATGATCCCTCTCGAAAGCGATGAAGAAGTCCAGAAACTGATTCAAAGCGACGATTCGATCGCCGTCATCGAGAGTGCTCAAAAGGTCTTCACCATCTGTCAGTGATCCTCGAAGACTCGCGATTGCTTCCTGAAGGACAGTGAACTTCTGTGTCGACCAGTACTTGATCCGTCAGGGACAGTTGGATTGCGCTGGAACGAAACGGATCAATGAAGTTCAATTGGACTGGTTTTTCCACTGTTGAGATGCGAAACTGAGCCCGTGTTATTCCTGCCGGTTCAATTGGCAGAAATTGTGGCTTTCAGGGTAGCGGCAAAGTTTATGTCGCAGCGTTCGACGATGTGGAGAACACAGAGAATGTCAGAGCATCAGCGAGAGCATCTAAAATTGTCATCGCATCTTTTATTCGCACTCTGCCTGGCATGTGTCGTGGCGGTGGGATGCGGTGGAGGTGATGATGCAAGCAGCACTGCTGCATCGAACTCGACGCCAGCAGCCGACACTTCCAGCAGTCGAGAAAGCGTATCCGAAGATACCGCAGCGGAAGCACCGGGGGAGAGTGAAGAGTCACCCCAGTCGAATGAAATGGCTTCTGCTGGTGGACCTCCTGGTGGCGGGGAACATGGAGACTCTGGAGGAGGTTACAATCCTGGCTACTCAAGCGATGACGACGACGGTGATGACTACAACGGCTACAACCCAGGTTACGATGGAGGAAGTTATCCCGGGAACCAATCTCGGAAGCCGCCTCGTCCGGAAAACACCGCTGAATGGACTCCCGAACAAGTCACCGAGGCAATTGCCGAAGGTGATGTGAAAGTCATCCCAGTTTTCGAAACGTTCTCAAAAACTCAACCCGCCGACGCGGAAGCCGTCAAACAGTTCGAATTGTGGATTGCCGCACTGACAGCTGAACCGGAAACCAATTCCAGCGCGAACAGTGGATACCGCGGAGGGTATGACGGAGGCGATGATGGAAGCTACGGTTATCAGAATCGTGGTCGTCAGCAAGCCAGTCCGAAATCACAAATTGCTGCTTCACTCATCGATTTGCTGGCTCAAAACGGGACAAAAGAAGCCTACACCGTCATTCAGAATGTCTTCAGCGGGACAACGGAGTTGGGGCTTGAGGAAGGCGAGTCGGTCAAGATCGCCATGAACGCGTTGCTTCGAAATATCCCTCACCCGAACAATCCGACTCGACAACTCTTGTGGACAGCACTCACTCAGTCCGATGCAGCAGCCACATCACCGTTCGCGGACCGAGCCGTCGCTCTGCACATCGGTCTCGCAACTTCGGCGATGGATGCACTCGTCGGTGTCCCGAAAGATCCGGTCGAGCCAAGACAAACTTCGCAGTACAACAGCTACGATGACTACGGAGACAGCGCCGGTTACGACAGCAACTACAACCCCGATGGTGGTCCGTCCTCGATGGCTCAAGCACCTCGGCCGCAGGTGAAAGCGGAACCGATCGAAGTTGAATCTATTCCGCTTTCACAAGAGGATGCTGAGTCAATCGTGACTTACCTCTGGACTCCTGAGTTCGTGCAGTTTGCTGCTCAGAACATGGAAAAGAATCCTGAGTCAACAGAAGCACTCTTGCTGGCCGCGCAAATCCCGGCAGTTCAAACTCGAGATGCACTCAGAAGCTTCTTCGCAGAACACAACCTGAAATCACCAGCAGTTCTAATTGCTCAGGAAGCCTTCGAGAAACATCTGCACGATCCCGCAATCCACTTACTGACCAAATCACAAACGCGGGAAGAGCGACCGGAAGCCAATCCCAGAACAGGACAGGGCAACAATCGTCAGTCCGCGTTTCGACCCCGTAAGAACGATGAACCTGATCCAGATCGAGAAGCCCGGATTGAAGCTGGCTATGCCTGGCTCGATGCCAGCGAACAAAGCCTGATCGGCCTGATGGATCGGATGAAACTCGCATCGACAACTGAAAACGCGACCCCTTATCAACCGGCAGAAATTCCGCTGGACCTGCATCGTAACGCTGAGGTGACCGCCTCACACCGCTTCGAAATTCCAGTCGCTGGGAGCGATTCGAGCGGTCTCGCTCCGCTCGAAAAGACGATCGTCAACTACGTCCGCATCGAGTCATCCGAGTTGAACAACACAACAGTTCAACACTACCGCAACGCAGTTCGTGGCGAAGAAGTTCGTACGATTCTCAACGGCAACGGAATGTGGCTCGACGCTGGAGTCAAGAAGGACCGAAAGTCTGACGACCTCCAAAGCGTTGACGTTCTCCTCTCCCGAAACAAGGCGCGCGGTCAAGTTGCTGACCTGATGCAAAAGCCCGCTCAAAATGCCCCTGGAAGTCCCCAAAACTCAGGTGGATACAATGATTCCTCCAACTACGATGGAGGCTATGGAGGAGGACAGCGAGGCGGTTCGGGCGGAGAATTCGTCGTTGAAATTCTCGTCGTGCAAGTTCCAGATACAGCCACGGAAGACGCACAAGTCTCATCCACCGAGTAATCATGTTGGTAATCACAATCGCGAGGCCACTTCTTGTCTAGGAGTGGTCTCTTTAGTGGGACAGGCATCCTTACCTCCGCTCCCAACTTCCTTCCTGATCGAAAACGAATTGGATTCATCGACTATGCTTTTGCCATGCGATGGATAACTTCTCCACACAAATCACGCCCGCTTTTCGTACTTGCCGCACGCCCCACCGATTCAAATTCCAAGTCGTTTTCCAAATCGATCCTGAAACACTGAATCGCTCTGATCTCAGAATCTGAACCTCGATAAACAACTCAGAACAGAAATGGCTCGCATGTTCTCACAGCAACGGAAATTGCTCATCCTGTTGGTCGGAGTCTTTAGTTTTTGGGGGCAAAGTCCTCAAGATGTGAACGCCGCACCTCCCAACGTTGTGCTCATCTACACCGACGATCAGGGGAGTTTTGACGCGAATTGTTATGGGTCGGAAGACCTCGTTACCCCCACTCAGGATCTGCTCGCCGAAACGGGGGTTCGGTTCACGCAGATGTATTCTCCGTCGGCGATTTGTTCCGCTTCACGAGCTGGGCTGATGACCGGACGTTTTCCTGCCCGAGCCGGAGTTCCGGGAAACGTCTCATCGACGCACGGACATGCCGGGATGCCTCCCAGCGAAGTGACCATTGCCGAAGCACTCAAGGCTGCCGGTTACCGAACCGGTCACGTCGGAAAATGGCACCTGGGGTATGATGAAGCCACGATGCCGAATGGTCAGGGTTTTGACTTCTCGTACGGCCATATGGGCGGATGCATCGACAACTACTCTCACTTCTTCTACTGGGCGGGTCCGAATCGTCACGATCTCTGGCGAAACGGGGAAGAAATCTGGGAGGATGGACAATTCTTCCCTGACCTAATGGTTCGCGAGTGCAAAGACTTCATCGGCCAGGAACCGGATCAACCATTCTTTCTGTATTGGGCGATCAATGTCCCGCATTACCCGATGCAGGGGACCGAACGATGGAGAGAGGTTTACAAGGACCTGCCCGCTCCACGTCGAATGTATGCAGAGTTCGTTTCAACGATGGATGAGAAAGTGGGCGAAGTTCTCGACTTTCTCGATGAGCAAGGGATGAGAGAAAACACGATTGTGATTCTGCAGTCTGACCACGGTCACTCGACCGAAGAACGAGCGTTTTTCGGAGGCGGCAATGCCGGAAATCTTCGCGGAGCCAAAGGCTGCCTCTTTGAGGGGGGAGTTCGCGTTCCGAGCTTTATTTCCTGGCCAGAGAAGATTCCTCAGGGCGAAGTCCGCGACCAGATGGTTTTCGGTTGTGACTGGTATCCAACAATTCTTGAATTGTGCGACGTTGAACCGGTTGATCATCACCTCGATGGAAAGAGCATCGCTAGCGTTGTCATCAAAAACGAAGCGTCCCCTCACGAAGAATTGTTCTGGCAACTTGGGTCTGGGAATAAGCCGCAACTCGCACTCCGATCCGGACAATGGAAATTGCTGATTCATCCTCAAGACCGAAGCGATAAAGGCGAACTCACCGCCGATGACGATGTCTTTCTGGTGAATCTCCAAAGCGATCCTGAAGAGATGACCAATGTGGCGAAACAACACCCTGACGTCGTTCAAGAATTGACCGCCCGCATCGAAACGTTGCGTGAGGACTGGCAAGAGTAGACGATCTCGTCACAATGGGTCACTGTGACCTTGTCGCTAAAGGTCACAGTGATTGTGTGAAATCGGCTCAACTGCCTGTTCCTTTAGTTCTCTCGTGAAAGACACTGTTTAATGACGTCACTGTTCCGGCCCGATGTTGAAGCCCTTGCTGGTTACACCCCTGGAGAACAACCTCAAGAAACTGGATGGGTCAAGCTCAACACCAACGAAAACCCATATCCTCCGTCGCCAACAGTTGTTGCGGCGATCAAGCAAGCAGCGGAGGGTCGGCTGAATGTTTATCCCGATCCATTGGGGCGGAAGTTCTGCCAGGTTGCGGCGGAGGTTTACGGAGTCGATCCCGACTGGATTCTCCCTGCGAACGGCAGTGACGAAAACCTGACCATTCTCGTTCGAGCGTTTGCCGACAAGAACGATCTGATCGCGTACCCGTACCCGAGTTACGTTCTGTACGAAACTCTTGCCGAAATTCAAGGAACACGCAGAGCCCGGCTGCAACTCAATGAGGACTGGTCCTGGGATTTACAGCGAAATCGACCGCTGATCGAACAAGCGAAAATGCTGTTTCTTCCGAATCCAAATTCTCCTTCAGGGAATTCGTGGTCGCTGGACTGCATTCAGAAACTCGTTCCGCCGAACGGAGTGCTGGTTCACGATGAAGCTTACGGCGACTTCGCTGCGAATCCGCATCGTATGGAACTTCTCCGTTCCGAGGTGGGCAATCAGGTTGTTGTGACCAAGACTCTCAGCAAATCTTACAGCCTCGCCGGATTACGCTTCGGTTTTTGCATCGCCCAGCCCGACTTGATTCGCGGAATGCGAAAAGTCAAGGACAGCTACAACTGCGACATGATTGCCATGGCAGCCGCTGAAGCAGCACTGCGTGATCAGGACTGGATGCTTGCCAACCGAAACAAGATTCTCAACACGCGCACCCAGCTTGAAGCTGCTTTGACTAAGTTGGGATTTGACGTTGTTCCAAGCGATGCCAACTTCGTTTGGGCCACGCATCCGGTGCTCAAGCACCAGACGATTTACGAAGGGCTCAAAGCTCGCAAAGTCCTGATTCGATTCATGCAGTTCCCTGGTGGAATTGAGCCGTGCGATCGATACCCCGATGGAAAACTCGACGGTTTGCGAATCACAGTGGGCACGGACGAAGAGATTCAGAGTTTTCTGAAAACACTTCGAGTTGTCATCGACGAGTCAGCATCGACTTAATTCGGGAGCAAGTGATGGTCTTTCCGCGACACCTCTTCTCAACCACACTCAGTGTGCTTCTGGCAATTGTCTGGTTAAGCACATCACTCTCTGCGGGAAGCATCCCGGAACGGTTTTCGAGTTGTGCGGTGGTCAC harbors:
- a CDS encoding sulfatase-like hydrolase/transferase is translated as MARMFSQQRKLLILLVGVFSFWGQSPQDVNAAPPNVVLIYTDDQGSFDANCYGSEDLVTPTQDLLAETGVRFTQMYSPSAICSASRAGLMTGRFPARAGVPGNVSSTHGHAGMPPSEVTIAEALKAAGYRTGHVGKWHLGYDEATMPNGQGFDFSYGHMGGCIDNYSHFFYWAGPNRHDLWRNGEEIWEDGQFFPDLMVRECKDFIGQEPDQPFFLYWAINVPHYPMQGTERWREVYKDLPAPRRMYAEFVSTMDEKVGEVLDFLDEQGMRENTIVILQSDHGHSTEERAFFGGGNAGNLRGAKGCLFEGGVRVPSFISWPEKIPQGEVRDQMVFGCDWYPTILELCDVEPVDHHLDGKSIASVVIKNEASPHEELFWQLGSGNKPQLALRSGQWKLLIHPQDRSDKGELTADDDVFLVNLQSDPEEMTNVAKQHPDVVQELTARIETLREDWQE
- a CDS encoding lactate racemase domain-containing protein; amino-acid sequence: MQFHFLPRPDVGDVASAIRDALANPIDFPTVQKACVPGDKVLIALDPETPRADAIIAMLWKELSKAGVSPEDVTILQAKARSGLEVNDPRVLLAPDPRSKIEWVRHDPESEEGISYLASSSGGQRIYLASSVVHADFVIAVGVAGFDPLMGFRGESGVLYPALSNAEAIEQAVGQGHDELTPQDQRPLRQLADEVGWLLGMQFVVSVIPGHGDAIQAVFAGASDAVARTARKELVETCLVELEQRVEMVLIAIESGPAGQDWDQVAEAVNSARRIVDREGRIIVLTQLDQKLTEAIELMRQARTPEEAIQMLESNRPHGYQAAIQLAKVADWANVYLRSELPSHIVEELFMIPLESDEEVQKLIQSDDSIAVIESAQKVFTICQ
- the hisC gene encoding histidinol-phosphate transaminase, which gives rise to MTSLFRPDVEALAGYTPGEQPQETGWVKLNTNENPYPPSPTVVAAIKQAAEGRLNVYPDPLGRKFCQVAAEVYGVDPDWILPANGSDENLTILVRAFADKNDLIAYPYPSYVLYETLAEIQGTRRARLQLNEDWSWDLQRNRPLIEQAKMLFLPNPNSPSGNSWSLDCIQKLVPPNGVLVHDEAYGDFAANPHRMELLRSEVGNQVVVTKTLSKSYSLAGLRFGFCIAQPDLIRGMRKVKDSYNCDMIAMAAAEAALRDQDWMLANRNKILNTRTQLEAALTKLGFDVVPSDANFVWATHPVLKHQTIYEGLKARKVLIRFMQFPGGIEPCDRYPDGKLDGLRITVGTDEEIQSFLKTLRVVIDESAST